From a single Bacteroidota bacterium genomic region:
- a CDS encoding nicotinate-nucleotide adenylyltransferase, with the protein MKIGLFFGSFNPVHNGHLVIAGYMAEYSDLNQIWMIVSPHNPLKPIGTLLQDYHRYHLVELGIGSYKKLKASKIEFELPKPSYTVITLAYLQEKYPKNQFSLIMGADNLENFHKWKDYQMILENHDIYVYPRPLHDGGELKNHPRVKWIDAPVMEISSSFIRKAIKEGKDVRFMMPESVSDYIDEMNFYRK; encoded by the coding sequence ATGAAAATCGGTCTCTTCTTTGGATCTTTTAATCCTGTTCATAACGGACATCTCGTTATTGCAGGATATATGGCGGAGTATAGCGATCTCAACCAAATCTGGATGATCGTTTCTCCTCACAATCCGTTGAAACCAATCGGTACTTTACTTCAGGATTATCATCGCTATCATCTGGTAGAACTGGGAATTGGATCCTACAAAAAACTCAAGGCTTCAAAAATCGAATTTGAATTACCGAAGCCCTCCTATACTGTAATTACGTTAGCTTATTTACAGGAAAAGTATCCTAAAAATCAATTTTCATTAATCATGGGAGCGGATAACCTGGAGAATTTTCACAAGTGGAAGGATTATCAGATGATTCTGGAAAATCATGATATATACGTATATCCACGACCGTTACATGATGGGGGAGAGTTAAAAAATCACCCCCGCGTAAAATGGATCGATGCACCGGTTATGGAAATTTCTTCCAGTTTTATCCGAAAGGCGATCAAGGAAGGAAAAGATGTCCGCTTTATGATGCCGGAAAGTGTATCGGATTATATTGATGAGATGAATTTTTACAGGAAGTAG
- a CDS encoding gliding motility-associated C-terminal domain-containing protein, producing MKKLFTLFAMAFFAILFAPDHAKASHMAGVDITYEWTGNPNEYLVRLKFYRDCVGISAPTQVTICYSSLSTGQNGSVIAPNVSSTPVPNTACVTTAPTCPGGVGDIEEYVYETIILLPGQAPDWTFSWADCCRNGAITTLQPNGMYISCTLDNIIAPTNSSPSFLNLAYTRFCVGNQFFYDQGASDIDGDSLVFSLVTAEDGGFGCPNNPFPNTYIAPYSPTNPLASSIPITIDPATGVVNFIPALQQVAVIRVLVREYRNGVLIGQVKRDIQINILAQCNQIFPSFVNSVLTAGGGQIIASCNDYQVIIPFDTTFQCASAVPTDFRIIGPFGIPNPAVAVQPINCSNGETDSLLVTFLNPLSAGETFIWIKRGFDGNTLLSECGSEIPEFQDTVRILVTDNSIWTPVTDSISCVFNDFTVTLSDSIYCFSVALDGTDIQLVDGAGTNYPIANAYGYCTPGGLKTNQLLVEMGTTTSATGPFYLVITNTNGSDGNTLANNCGRFLTNADTLAILYLDNVIPVNLGADSTICSFDPIPTLDCQLANLTYQWYDQAGAITGATAQTYTPTAAGSYYVVVNSGAGCSGSDTVAITIIPAALDNLGNDPTLCSYDPMPTLDAGNPGATYQWYNNGVIIPGATSQTYTPASQPAGSYTYSVSVDNGNALCIGNFDVIINRIDPPVLAVVDQDICTDQQATLDAGVAGGTYLWSNGGNSQTINTNVAGNYVVTVTVNNCSSTDTAVVNVFTYPVAPIVACNPGTGPFKFVYVWAAVGSAASYEVSEDGGATWIVANVPTGPESHGVNTNIPNFLVRAIGSGLCKIGAQSEPVACEVTIPNIFTPNGDNTNEFFELENIEQYPNNTVQIFNRWGKEVFSTSGYNNTTKKFDGKDLPDGVYFYIVDLGDGTTEPKAGTVTINR from the coding sequence ATGAAAAAACTGTTTACCCTGTTTGCAATGGCCTTCTTCGCCATTTTATTTGCACCTGATCATGCAAAAGCCTCCCATATGGCAGGCGTGGATATCACTTATGAATGGACAGGGAACCCTAATGAATACCTGGTTCGACTAAAGTTTTACCGTGACTGCGTAGGAATTAGTGCTCCTACCCAGGTAACTATCTGTTACTCTTCTTTATCTACTGGTCAAAACGGATCAGTAATCGCACCTAACGTATCCTCAACTCCTGTGCCTAACACAGCTTGTGTAACCACTGCTCCTACCTGTCCGGGCGGTGTAGGTGATATTGAAGAATATGTATACGAAACAATCATATTATTACCGGGTCAGGCACCAGACTGGACATTTTCCTGGGCTGATTGCTGCCGTAACGGAGCAATCACTACCCTACAACCAAATGGGATGTATATCAGTTGCACGCTGGATAATATTATTGCCCCAACGAATTCATCCCCTTCATTCCTGAATCTTGCTTATACCCGTTTCTGTGTGGGCAACCAGTTCTTCTATGATCAGGGTGCCTCTGATATCGATGGTGATTCATTGGTATTCTCTCTGGTAACTGCTGAAGATGGTGGTTTTGGATGTCCTAACAATCCTTTTCCAAATACCTATATTGCTCCTTATTCACCAACCAATCCTCTTGCTTCATCTATTCCAATTACTATAGATCCTGCAACCGGTGTAGTTAATTTTATCCCTGCTTTACAACAGGTGGCCGTAATTCGTGTACTGGTACGTGAATACCGAAATGGCGTTCTCATCGGTCAGGTGAAACGTGATATTCAAATCAATATTCTTGCACAGTGTAACCAGATTTTCCCTTCTTTTGTTAACAGCGTTCTTACTGCCGGTGGTGGTCAGATAATTGCCAGCTGTAACGATTATCAGGTAATTATTCCTTTTGATACCACATTCCAATGCGCATCAGCTGTACCTACTGATTTTCGTATCATCGGTCCATTTGGTATTCCAAATCCCGCTGTTGCTGTGCAGCCTATCAATTGTTCTAATGGTGAAACCGATTCACTTCTTGTTACCTTCCTGAATCCATTGAGTGCCGGTGAAACTTTCATTTGGATCAAACGTGGTTTTGATGGTAATACCCTCTTATCAGAATGTGGTTCCGAGATTCCTGAGTTTCAGGATACCGTGAGAATTCTTGTTACGGATAACAGTATTTGGACTCCCGTTACTGATTCTATCAGTTGTGTTTTCAATGACTTTACGGTTACGCTCTCTGACAGTATCTATTGCTTCTCGGTGGCTCTTGACGGAACAGATATTCAACTCGTAGATGGTGCCGGAACCAATTACCCTATTGCCAATGCGTATGGCTATTGTACTCCCGGTGGCTTAAAGACAAATCAGCTTCTCGTTGAAATGGGAACTACAACTAGTGCAACCGGTCCTTTCTATCTTGTAATTACCAACACAAACGGATCTGACGGAAATACCCTCGCAAATAATTGTGGTCGCTTCCTGACGAATGCCGATACACTGGCAATTCTTTATCTGGATAATGTTATTCCTGTAAATCTTGGAGCTGATTCTACTATTTGCAGCTTTGATCCAATACCTACACTTGACTGCCAACTCGCCAATCTTACTTATCAATGGTATGACCAGGCTGGTGCTATTACAGGTGCTACTGCCCAAACCTATACTCCAACAGCAGCGGGCTCTTATTATGTAGTGGTTAACAGTGGTGCCGGATGTTCAGGATCTGATACAGTTGCTATTACGATCATTCCTGCCGCTCTTGACAATCTTGGTAATGACCCCACTTTATGTTCCTATGATCCAATGCCTACGCTGGATGCCGGTAATCCCGGAGCAACTTACCAATGGTATAATAATGGAGTTATTATTCCGGGTGCTACTTCTCAAACTTACACTCCTGCTTCTCAACCCGCAGGTAGTTATACTTACTCGGTTTCTGTTGATAACGGAAATGCGCTATGTATTGGAAACTTTGATGTGATCATCAACCGTATCGACCCTCCTGTACTTGCAGTAGTGGATCAGGATATCTGTACAGATCAACAAGCTACCCTGGATGCAGGTGTAGCCGGCGGAACTTATCTTTGGTCAAACGGTGGCAACAGTCAAACAATCAATACAAATGTGGCCGGAAATTATGTGGTAACTGTAACCGTAAATAATTGTTCTTCTACTGACACAGCTGTTGTAAATGTATTTACTTATCCTGTTGCTCCAATTGTAGCTTGTAATCCCGGTACCGGTCCTTTCAAGTTCGTTTATGTTTGGGCTGCCGTTGGTAGTGCAGCCAGTTACGAAGTCAGTGAAGATGGTGGTGCAACCTGGATTGTAGCTAATGTTCCAACCGGACCTGAATCCCATGGTGTGAACACAAATATCCCTAACTTCTTAGTTCGTGCTATCGGCAGCGGATTATGTAAGATTGGTGCTCAGTCAGAACCTGTTGCTTGTGAAGTTACTATTCCAAATATCTTCACTCCTAATGGAGACAACACCAATGAATTCTTTGAATTGGAGAACATCGAACAATATCCGAATAACACGGTTCAAATCTTCAATCGTTGGGGTAAGGAAGTGTTTAGTACCAGTGGATACAATAACACTACCAAGAAATTTGATGGTAAAGACCTTCCTGATGGTGTATATTTCTACATCGTTGACTTAGGAGATGGTACTACTGAACCTAAAGCCGGAACGGTGACAATTAACCGATAA
- a CDS encoding outer membrane beta-barrel protein: MKQFILVLLITITFQSAQAQRSKELQVRAGVGFGLYGTKSEYGPDNNKIEETGGAVTLYLPVDFRYEITRRFNMGLDLKVGSYLYDPDSADGKSNGYVVVGLGAEYNLKNEEDFRWYFGGGINFANLKLEETNQPFSSVKEEWTYSGVGIRFNTGVLIYIIGDFGLNFNLGFDSHALKLKKFEQNGNEIDLDSFDAKLNLNGVDGTVGLVYRFNLK, from the coding sequence ATGAAACAATTTATCCTTGTTTTACTCATCACCATCACTTTTCAATCGGCTCAGGCACAACGGTCCAAAGAATTGCAAGTACGGGCAGGTGTAGGATTTGGACTTTATGGTACCAAATCAGAATATGGGCCAGATAATAATAAAATTGAGGAAACAGGTGGTGCCGTTACCCTCTATTTGCCGGTAGATTTCCGCTATGAAATTACCCGTCGCTTCAATATGGGACTTGATTTGAAAGTGGGTTCTTACCTCTATGACCCGGATAGTGCCGATGGAAAAAGTAACGGTTATGTTGTAGTAGGATTGGGTGCCGAATACAATCTAAAAAACGAAGAGGATTTCCGTTGGTATTTCGGAGGGGGTATTAATTTTGCTAACCTCAAATTAGAGGAGACGAATCAGCCCTTCTCCTCTGTAAAAGAAGAATGGACCTATTCCGGTGTCGGCATCAGATTTAATACCGGTGTGCTGATTTATATAATTGGCGACTTTGGTCTTAATTTTAACCTTGGATTCGACTCCCATGCATTGAAATTAAAAAAGTTTGAGCAGAATGGAAATGAAATTGACCTCGATAGTTTTGATGCCAAACTGAATCTCAATGGAGTGGATGGCACAGTAGGTCTGGTTTACAGATTTAATTTAAAATAG
- the gmk gene encoding guanylate kinase codes for MNPSFRHKLVLFCGPSGSGKTTIVHHLMSVFPQMRFSISATTREQRMNEVDGRDYHFLTPETFKEKLKNDEFLEWEEVYEDRFYGTLKSEVERILQDGNIALFDVDVEGGLQIRKYFGRQLLDVFVMPPSIDELHKRLVGRATESEESLFKRLSKAEKEMKYAYHFNNVIVNTVLEDAKREAELMVRHFLEDEVPDPSEEL; via the coding sequence ATTAATCCCTCTTTCAGACATAAACTGGTGCTCTTCTGCGGACCCAGCGGGAGTGGAAAAACTACGATCGTTCACCACCTCATGTCGGTGTTTCCACAAATGCGGTTTAGTATTTCTGCAACTACACGGGAACAGCGGATGAACGAAGTGGATGGAAGGGACTATCATTTTCTAACCCCTGAAACATTTAAAGAAAAGTTGAAGAACGATGAGTTTCTGGAGTGGGAGGAAGTGTATGAAGACCGATTCTATGGAACGTTGAAATCTGAGGTAGAACGGATTCTTCAAGATGGAAATATTGCTTTGTTTGATGTAGATGTAGAAGGAGGCTTGCAGATCAGAAAGTATTTCGGACGACAGTTGCTTGATGTGTTTGTTATGCCCCCATCGATAGACGAATTGCACAAGCGCCTGGTAGGTCGTGCTACCGAATCAGAAGAGTCTTTGTTCAAGCGATTAAGTAAAGCGGAGAAGGAAATGAAATACGCTTATCACTTTAATAATGTCATTGTGAATACCGTGCTGGAAGATGCGAAACGGGAAGCGGAATTAATGGTACGACATTTTCTCGAAGACGAAGTTCCCGATCCCTCTGAGGAATTGTAA
- the metF gene encoding methylenetetrahydrofolate reductase [NAD(P)H]: MKVTEHLRDAKGKTLFSIEILPPLKGRSMTEIYEAIDPLLEFNPSFIDVTYHREEYVYKKRPDGYLEKKSVRKRPGTVGICAAIMNKYGIDAVPHIICGGFSKDETENALIDLSFLGIDNVLVLRGDSIKTEGTFVPEPNGNAYAIDLLEQVVRMNKGHYLEDELQGVAPTKFCIGVAGYPEKHFEAPNMRTDLKYLKAKVDAGAEYIVTQMFFNNSKYFEFVDTCREMGINIPIIPGIKVLTTKKQLTVLPSIFHIDIPDDLEDAVEAATTNAMVKEAGIEWTIQQCKELKAAGVPCIHFYTMGNSDTCKRVASQVF, from the coding sequence ATGAAAGTTACCGAACACCTTCGCGATGCAAAAGGTAAAACACTTTTTTCTATCGAAATACTTCCTCCCTTAAAGGGTCGAAGTATGACTGAAATCTATGAAGCTATCGATCCCTTACTCGAGTTCAATCCCAGCTTTATTGATGTCACCTATCATCGGGAAGAATACGTTTATAAGAAGCGTCCAGACGGCTATCTGGAAAAAAAATCTGTTCGCAAGCGGCCCGGTACAGTAGGTATTTGTGCCGCCATCATGAATAAATACGGAATTGATGCTGTTCCACATATCATTTGTGGAGGCTTTTCAAAGGATGAAACTGAAAATGCACTCATCGATTTGTCTTTTCTCGGTATCGACAATGTGCTTGTGCTCAGAGGTGACTCTATAAAAACAGAAGGGACCTTCGTTCCGGAACCCAATGGCAATGCGTATGCTATCGATCTGCTTGAACAAGTAGTTCGAATGAATAAAGGGCATTATCTTGAAGATGAACTTCAGGGTGTAGCCCCTACTAAATTTTGTATCGGTGTTGCCGGTTATCCGGAGAAGCATTTCGAAGCTCCGAATATGCGTACCGATCTGAAATACCTGAAAGCGAAAGTGGACGCAGGAGCTGAATATATCGTTACACAGATGTTTTTTAACAATAGCAAGTACTTTGAGTTTGTCGATACCTGTCGGGAAATGGGTATCAATATTCCCATTATTCCCGGAATTAAAGTGCTCACTACAAAAAAACAACTGACGGTTCTACCAAGTATTTTTCATATCGATATTCCGGATGATCTGGAAGATGCCGTCGAAGCAGCCACTACAAACGCTATGGTGAAAGAAGCCGGAATCGAGTGGACCATTCAACAGTGTAAAGAACTGAAAGCTGCCGGTGTGCCCTGCATTCACTTTTATACCATGGGAAATTCCGATACCTGCAAACGCGTGGCTTCTCAGGTATTCTAG
- the purQ gene encoding phosphoribosylformylglycinamidine synthase subunit PurQ, giving the protein MKFGVVIFPGSNCDRDLLHVIRNVMKKEAVELWHKDHNLQGCDFILLPGGFSYGDYLRSGAIARFSPIMQEVIEFADKGGFVFGICNGFQILTESHLLPGALLSNDNHQFICKNVNLRCETDESIISSKFTIGKTIRIPIAHGEGRFYCDDATLEQINKNNQVIFRYCDEQGNISKSSNPNGALENIAGICNKGRNVYGMMPHPERASDPLLGNTDGRMIFDSIMNTVLA; this is encoded by the coding sequence ATGAAATTCGGTGTAGTAATCTTTCCCGGCTCCAATTGTGACAGAGACCTTCTTCACGTGATCAGAAATGTTATGAAAAAGGAGGCCGTGGAGCTATGGCACAAGGATCATAACCTTCAAGGTTGTGATTTTATTTTATTGCCGGGAGGATTTTCATATGGAGATTATCTCCGATCGGGAGCAATCGCCCGTTTTTCCCCTATCATGCAGGAAGTAATTGAATTTGCAGATAAGGGCGGATTTGTATTCGGTATTTGCAATGGATTTCAAATTTTGACAGAATCGCATCTGCTGCCCGGAGCATTACTCAGCAACGATAACCATCAGTTCATTTGTAAAAATGTAAACTTGCGCTGCGAAACGGATGAATCTATTATATCTTCCAAGTTCACCATTGGAAAAACCATCCGGATTCCAATAGCTCATGGAGAAGGCCGTTTTTACTGTGATGATGCTACCCTTGAACAAATCAACAAAAACAATCAGGTTATTTTTCGCTATTGCGATGAGCAGGGCAATATCAGCAAATCAAGCAATCCAAACGGAGCACTAGAAAACATTGCCGGCATCTGCAACAAGGGCCGTAATGTTTACGGTATGATGCCGCATCCGGAACGTGCCAGTGATCCTTTGCTGGGAAATACGGATGGAAGAATGATTTTTGATTCTATTATGAATACCGTTTTGGCATAA